The uncultured Cohaesibacter sp. genome segment CATCTGCCACACCTTCTGCCCTTTTGATTGGATGGATCTTATCGAGGAAGAGACCGACAAAAAGGCCGCCAAGGGTCGGTGCCAACACGACAATCCAAAAGGGGGTGGCTTCGATCTTGTCGATGATGATTTCACCAGCGGTGCCGAGCCAGAGCCACTGCACCGCGCCAATGCCGAGGCGAAAAAGAATGGCGGCTAGTGACACCAGCAAGCCAATGATCATCGACAGGAACCAGATTTTGGGCTGTTGGGTGCCCAGATAGGTGCGCCAGTTTGGCTCGATCCAGCTTTTCGAGATCTGAATTGGATTTAACCAGCGCATGCGTCCTGACCATTTTTCCGGGTTGGCTTTTTGTGACGGGAGATCGGTTGTGTTTTCCGTAGCGACATTTTGGCCCGTTTCGCACTGCAGAGTAAATAAGGAATTGCCGTGATCCTGCCTGACTTTTAAAGACCAGAGAATGATGCACAGGGCAATGAGTGTTTTCTGGGCCAATGGGGCAGCCGGCAATCTTGCATCTTGCGAACGGGGCTTGATGCTGGGCTTGTTCTAGACCCGCAGAACTGAGATGTCTCGTCTTTATAAGCACTTTTGTTTGCGACACTCTCTGTCCTTCAGTATAAGGCAATCGAATAAAGCAAAAGTTTTGGCACTTTGCCAAACCAGTCCGTCGATAAGTTCGCGTCGGAATGATCAAGGGAGACAAGACATATGGCCATTCAACCGCACTTTCCCCGCACCAAAGATGACGCCGCGGTGAAACTGGTTTGTGACGCGCTGGAAGCCCGGTTTGGTGATCGCTTCACCACTGGTCAGGCTTTGCGCGAGCAGCATGGCCATACGACCACCTCGATGAAAAACCAGATTCCAGACGGGGTGGTGTTTGCTGAAAGCTCCGAGGATGTTTCCGATGTCGTCACGCTATGCCATGAGCATGATGTACCGGTGATCCCGTTTGGAACCGGCTCGTCACTGGAAGGGCATCTGAACGCACCTTATGGCGGCATTTCCATCGATCTGTCGCGGATGAATGCGATTGTCGGCGTGCAGGCCGAGGATTTGACCTGCATTGTGCAGGCGGGCGTGACGCGGGAAATGCTCAATTCCTATTTGCGCGACACCGGTCTGTTCTTTCCGATTGATCCGGGGGCGGATGCCTCCATTGGCGGCATGGCGGCAACCCGTGCCTCGGGCACCAACGCGGTGCGCTATGGTACGATGAAGGATAACGTGGTGTGCCTGAAGGCGGTGATGCCGGACGGGCAGATCATCAACACTGCCAGCCGCGCCAAGAAAAGCTCTGCCGGGTATGACCTGACCCGGTTGCTGGTCGGCTCTGAAGGCACCCTTGGCATTATCACCGAAGTGACGCTGAAACTGTCCGGCATTCCGCAGAGTGTCACCGGCGGGATTTGCAATTTTCCGGATTTGGAAAGCGCCTGCAATGCGGTCATTTTGACGATCCAGTGTGGCATTCCGGTTGCCCGGATCGAACTGCTCGACGAATTGCAGGTGAAGGCCTGCAACATCTATTCCAAGCTTGACCTCGCGGAGCGTCCCACCTTGCTGGTTGAGTTCCACGGCACCGAAGGCAGTGTCGCCGAGCAGGTGGAGCTGTTTTCCGATATTGTCAATGATTGCGGCGGGTCCGATTTCCGCTGGGCATCGAAGGCTGAGGAGCGCAGTAAGCTTTGGGCGGCTCGGCACAGTGCCTATTGGGCCTCCCATGAGCTGCGCCCCGGTGCCAAGGGGCTGTCGACCGATGCCTGCGTGCCGATTTCACGGCTGGCGGAGTGCGTGGCCGAAACCCAGAAGGATATTGTGGAATCCGGCTTTATTGCGACTGTTGTTGGCCATGTGGGCGATGGTAATTTCCATGTCCTGTTGCTGCTGGATCCA includes the following:
- a CDS encoding FAD-linked oxidase C-terminal domain-containing protein; this encodes MAIQPHFPRTKDDAAVKLVCDALEARFGDRFTTGQALREQHGHTTTSMKNQIPDGVVFAESSEDVSDVVTLCHEHDVPVIPFGTGSSLEGHLNAPYGGISIDLSRMNAIVGVQAEDLTCIVQAGVTREMLNSYLRDTGLFFPIDPGADASIGGMAATRASGTNAVRYGTMKDNVVCLKAVMPDGQIINTASRAKKSSAGYDLTRLLVGSEGTLGIITEVTLKLSGIPQSVTGGICNFPDLESACNAVILTIQCGIPVARIELLDELQVKACNIYSKLDLAERPTLLVEFHGTEGSVAEQVELFSDIVNDCGGSDFRWASKAEERSKLWAARHSAYWASHELRPGAKGLSTDACVPISRLAECVAETQKDIVESGFIATVVGHVGDGNFHVLLLLDPDSAEEQARAETFLGRLAHRAISMGGTCTGEHGVGQGKMKYMIEEYGPALSYMAAIKQAIDPKNIMNPGKILPSVR